In Xanthomonas theicola, a single genomic region encodes these proteins:
- a CDS encoding rhomboid family intramembrane serine protease: MFPRLPPVTQALLIGNVVLFLLQMLLGEATFAPFMLWPIGQFDAFSPGQNFQIWQLLTYGFLHGGFSHLLFNMLALYMFGGPLEQTWGNKRFLTYYLVCVAGAGLCQLLVGWWTVSNGGEPYPTVGASGGIFGLLLAFGLLFPNQRVMLLFPPIPMKARTFVIVFGALELVMGFTGWQPGVAHFAHLGGMLFGWLLIRYWRGQPPFGKRKPPRPRIVR; this comes from the coding sequence ATGTTTCCCAGACTTCCGCCCGTCACCCAAGCCCTGCTGATCGGCAATGTGGTGTTGTTCCTGCTGCAGATGCTGCTGGGCGAGGCTACGTTCGCGCCATTCATGCTGTGGCCGATCGGCCAGTTCGACGCGTTTTCGCCCGGGCAGAACTTCCAGATCTGGCAACTGCTGACCTACGGTTTCCTGCACGGCGGCTTCTCGCACCTGCTGTTCAACATGCTGGCGCTGTACATGTTCGGCGGCCCGCTGGAGCAGACCTGGGGCAACAAGCGCTTTTTGACCTATTACCTGGTCTGCGTGGCCGGTGCCGGCCTGTGCCAGTTGCTGGTGGGCTGGTGGACGGTGAGCAACGGCGGCGAGCCGTATCCGACCGTGGGCGCCTCCGGCGGCATCTTCGGCCTGCTGCTGGCGTTCGGCCTGCTGTTCCCGAACCAACGGGTGATGCTGCTGTTCCCGCCGATCCCGATGAAGGCGCGGACCTTCGTCATCGTATTCGGCGCGCTGGAACTGGTGATGGGTTTCACCGGCTGGCAGCCGGGCGTGGCGCACTTCGCGCACCTGGGCGGCATGCTGTTCGGCTGGCTGCTGATCCGCTACTGGCGCGGGCAGCCGCCGTTCGGCAAGCGCAAGCCGCCGCGGCCACGCATCGTGCGCTGA
- a CDS encoding relaxation protein — translation MTPPDALSLASKAAALMEQFERRCAELERQQRQLAQQLEQVAQALPGVLARSAQETLQRVPDTLIRQVQTGIDQPVAGFEKRLQQAGRSIGEGAHALSAQLKRIERLQRSLLWKTAAIVLGSLLLLLAGGGWLLVQYRQDIRDNQLRAQLLRAYNQADMTLCKDRLCANVESNGAVYGDRRQYRLVRPR, via the coding sequence ATGACCCCACCCGATGCCCTGTCGCTGGCGAGCAAGGCCGCCGCGCTGATGGAGCAGTTCGAGCGCCGCTGCGCCGAGCTCGAGCGGCAACAGCGGCAACTCGCACAACAGCTCGAACAGGTTGCGCAAGCGTTGCCGGGCGTCCTCGCGCGTTCGGCGCAGGAGACCTTGCAGCGCGTTCCCGACACGCTGATCCGCCAGGTGCAAACCGGTATCGACCAACCGGTCGCAGGGTTCGAGAAGCGATTGCAGCAAGCCGGCCGTTCGATCGGCGAAGGCGCCCACGCATTATCGGCGCAGCTCAAGCGCATCGAACGGCTGCAGCGCAGCCTGCTGTGGAAGACCGCCGCCATCGTACTGGGCAGCCTGCTGCTGTTGCTCGCCGGAGGTGGCTGGCTGCTCGTGCAGTATCGACAGGACATCCGCGACAACCAATTGCGTGCGCAATTGCTGCGCGCCTACAACCAGGCCGACATGACCTTGTGCAAGGACCGCTTGTGCGCCAACGTCGAGTCCAACGGCGCTGTCTACGGCGATCGTCGGCAGTATCGGCTGGTACGCCCGCGCTGA
- a CDS encoding DUF6792 domain-containing protein yields the protein MSLTSQQYADLVNDGYFKPDKTGLNSPAVNIGNAPYQRIEYMDRPSGYQGIIYRRMDTQEFIVVHRGTEFDRQPMRDGIYADGGMVATRHNAQAIDAIELTRHAIEMAEREAKRSGYKPDVTVAGHSLGGDLTQVAAHHFGLKGQTFNAYGAVSLDRRIPEGGHDVVNHVMAGDPVSAASKHYGQVRVYATPQEIARLSKSGYENTHDSLDARNPLSAAKGLVMDSHRMHNFLPVDGDGQPDRSVLEDPAARQLAQQYAPMIDKYRNDVETMRSGLTLGARGWRGLVVDGIDTLRGPEAPGAGRRAMDAPGWSEQMRQLHERRERDHAPHGWQAPLRVPGSDSGTQVRENSTHAALQNDPGAFLDRMLAASQNGDRDLFRQMTQELANAEPGRALRNEAIETVNQQEQQAAQQAMQAQRQQMEMQQQETMRMGARSL from the coding sequence ATGAGCCTAACTTCACAACAATATGCCGACCTCGTTAATGATGGATACTTCAAACCCGACAAAACCGGACTAAACAGTCCCGCTGTCAATATTGGCAATGCACCTTACCAACGCATCGAATATATGGATCGCCCATCCGGCTACCAAGGCATCATCTACCGGAGGATGGATACGCAAGAATTCATTGTGGTCCACCGCGGCACCGAATTCGATCGCCAGCCAATGCGCGACGGTATCTACGCCGATGGCGGTATGGTCGCCACCCGCCATAACGCGCAGGCAATCGATGCCATAGAGCTGACCCGGCATGCCATTGAGATGGCAGAACGGGAAGCTAAACGCTCCGGATACAAACCCGACGTCACCGTCGCCGGCCACTCCCTCGGCGGCGACCTGACCCAGGTCGCCGCGCACCATTTCGGCCTGAAGGGCCAGACCTTCAATGCCTACGGCGCGGTCAGCCTGGACCGGCGCATTCCAGAGGGCGGCCACGACGTCGTCAACCACGTGATGGCCGGCGATCCGGTCAGCGCCGCCAGCAAGCACTACGGCCAGGTGCGGGTCTATGCGACCCCGCAGGAGATCGCCAGGCTGAGCAAATCGGGTTATGAAAACACCCACGACTCCCTGGACGCGCGCAACCCGCTGAGCGCCGCCAAAGGCCTGGTGATGGACTCGCACCGGATGCACAACTTCCTGCCTGTCGATGGCGATGGCCAACCGGACCGCTCGGTGCTTGAAGATCCAGCCGCGCGGCAGCTTGCGCAGCAGTACGCGCCGATGATCGACAAGTACCGCAACGACGTGGAGACCATGCGCAGCGGGCTGACCCTCGGGGCACGCGGCTGGCGGGGCCTGGTCGTCGACGGCATCGACACACTGCGTGGCCCAGAAGCGCCGGGCGCCGGCCGCCGCGCAATGGACGCGCCCGGTTGGTCCGAGCAGATGCGGCAACTGCACGAGCGCCGCGAACGCGACCATGCCCCGCATGGCTGGCAGGCGCCGTTGAGAGTGCCCGGCAGCGACAGCGGCACGCAGGTGCGCGAGAACTCCACGCATGCCGCGCTGCAGAATGACCCCGGCGCCTTCCTCGACCGCATGCTGGCCGCCTCGCAGAACGGCGACCGCGACCTGTTCCGGCAGATGACCCAGGAATTGGCGAACGCCGAACCCGGCCGCGCATTGCGCAACGAGGCCATCGAGACGGTGAACCAGCAGGAACAGCAGGCGGCGCAGCAAGCGATGCAGGCACAACGGCAACAGATGGAGATGCAGCAGCAGGAAACGATGCGCATGGGCGCACGCAGCCTGTAA
- a CDS encoding M13 family metallopeptidase codes for MPNARPLALAVALGLIALASTADAAPKKKRTATKAPVVSAACTDFYDYANADWLKSNPLPQTGAVTALSQLSVRAQQQQRDLLDASMQAPQNAVQKALGDFWASGLDEAAVEKDGSNPIAPLLGRIDAIKKAKDVPASIAALHQIGIPVAFNFGADVDLKALDRHIGYFMQGGMGLPDPAFYTRTDADTVALMGRYRAYVKQILTLTGSPASSLEADAQSVLQIETALARSAKSLAGINNPFNNYAPISTKDLNKQYRNLQLDAFLKAQGVNDDLVSLADPEMFKQLDGMIASIKPGQWKAYLRWRVGDAMAPYLSKSFRDASFAFRGRVLEGQTLPAPRWAQVLDAINVAAGPMLGREYVDRYLGADTRRQAETVAGQLRDTQIAALKRNTWLSEQARAEAQAKLAALKIEVGAPRRDLDYSVQPMGRGSFGGNMLIASTWRHREEMKRIGKGNADRRWDVLPQQPALTYDIAQNRLIVTAAVLQPPVFVAGGDAAALYGGYGALVAHELTGAIDSKGSLVDAKGELRGWWTPEDKSAWTALSARAAAQYGAYDFPGVKGAKVNGQLTQEEDLTDIGSVELAWQAYAAAQPAAADAGKQAFYKAWASLWAQQLSPNEAVQRVTADVHAPGRWRANGPLANLPAFAATFTCKAGQPMVRSDAEQIRVWP; via the coding sequence ATGCCCAATGCCCGTCCGCTTGCCCTCGCTGTCGCCCTCGGCCTGATCGCCCTCGCCTCCACCGCCGATGCGGCGCCCAAGAAGAAGCGCACCGCGACCAAGGCGCCCGTGGTCAGCGCCGCCTGCACCGATTTCTACGATTACGCCAATGCCGATTGGCTGAAGAGCAATCCGCTGCCGCAGACCGGCGCGGTCACCGCCCTGAGCCAGTTGTCGGTGCGCGCGCAGCAACAGCAGCGCGACCTGCTCGACGCGTCGATGCAGGCGCCGCAGAACGCGGTGCAGAAGGCACTGGGCGACTTCTGGGCCAGCGGCCTGGACGAAGCGGCGGTGGAGAAGGATGGTTCCAATCCGATCGCGCCGCTGCTCGGCCGCATCGACGCGATCAAGAAGGCCAAGGACGTGCCCGCCTCGATCGCCGCGCTGCACCAGATCGGCATCCCGGTGGCGTTCAACTTCGGCGCCGACGTCGACCTCAAGGCCCTGGACCGGCACATCGGCTACTTCATGCAAGGCGGCATGGGCCTGCCCGACCCGGCCTTCTACACCCGCACCGACGCCGACACCGTGGCGCTGATGGGCCGCTACCGCGCCTACGTCAAGCAGATCCTGACCCTGACCGGCAGCCCGGCGTCCAGCCTCGAGGCCGACGCCCAGTCGGTGCTGCAGATCGAGACCGCGCTGGCGCGCAGCGCCAAGTCGCTGGCCGGCATCAACAACCCGTTCAACAACTATGCGCCGATCTCCACCAAGGATCTGAACAAGCAGTACCGCAACCTGCAGTTGGATGCGTTCCTGAAGGCGCAGGGCGTCAACGACGACCTGGTGTCGCTGGCCGACCCGGAGATGTTCAAGCAGCTCGACGGCATGATCGCCAGCATCAAACCCGGGCAGTGGAAGGCCTACCTGCGCTGGCGCGTCGGCGACGCGATGGCGCCGTACCTATCCAAGAGCTTCCGCGACGCCAGCTTCGCGTTCCGCGGCCGCGTGCTGGAAGGCCAGACCCTGCCCGCGCCGCGCTGGGCGCAGGTGCTGGACGCGATCAACGTCGCCGCCGGCCCGATGCTGGGCCGCGAATACGTCGACCGCTACCTCGGCGCCGACACCCGCCGTCAGGCCGAAACCGTCGCCGGCCAGCTGCGCGACACCCAGATCGCCGCGCTCAAGCGCAACACCTGGCTGAGCGAGCAGGCGCGCGCCGAGGCGCAGGCCAAGCTGGCCGCGCTGAAGATCGAAGTCGGTGCGCCGCGCCGCGACCTGGACTACAGCGTGCAACCGATGGGCCGCGGCAGCTTCGGCGGCAACATGCTGATCGCCTCCACCTGGCGCCACCGCGAAGAGATGAAGCGCATCGGCAAGGGCAACGCCGACCGCCGCTGGGACGTGCTGCCACAGCAACCGGCGCTGACCTACGACATCGCCCAGAACCGCCTGATCGTCACCGCCGCGGTGCTGCAGCCGCCGGTGTTCGTCGCCGGCGGCGATGCCGCCGCACTGTACGGCGGCTACGGCGCGCTGGTCGCGCACGAACTGACCGGTGCGATCGACAGCAAGGGCAGCCTGGTCGACGCCAAGGGCGAACTGCGCGGCTGGTGGACCCCGGAAGACAAGAGCGCGTGGACTGCATTGAGCGCGCGCGCCGCGGCGCAGTACGGCGCCTACGACTTCCCCGGCGTCAAAGGCGCCAAGGTCAACGGCCAGTTGACCCAGGAAGAGGACCTGACCGACATCGGCAGCGTCGAACTGGCCTGGCAGGCCTACGCCGCGGCCCAGCCGGCCGCCGCCGATGCTGGCAAGCAGGCGTTCTACAAGGCCTGGGCCAGCCTGTGGGCCCAGCAGCTGTCGCCCAACGAAGCGGTGCAGCGCGTCACCGCCGACGTGCACGCGCCGGGCCGCTGGCGCGCCAACGGCCCGCTGGCCAACCTGCCCGCCTTCGCCGCCACCTTCACCTGCAAGGCTGGCCAGCCGATGGTGCGCAGCGACGCCGAGCAGATCCGCGTCTGGCCGTGA
- a CDS encoding M13 family metallopeptidase, giving the protein MLMLTLAVSAALSGCGKQEPAAPAADAAKTEAAAPAPAAAPADLKLDASKLPAYSAFSTNDLDPGKNACDDFAGYVNGKWLAANEIPNDRSSWGAFSILDERSVAAQHQLAEQAAAANAQGVEKIVGDFWASGMDEAKVNAQGIAPLQADLTAIDGLKDGPAVAEYLRQSAAKGENGLFGFRAEADFKNSSMNMAYAMQAGLGLPDRGYYFDADKKEKLAAYQAHVAKVLELSGVAAADAAKQAKDVVALETRLAKVSKSSEQLSRDVELSYNPIAPAAADKLTPNFPWTTFFESQGVAVPETFSLAIPAFHQEVSKALGDTDASVWRAYLRFHTVDSASPYLSDAFAQENFAFYGKELNGQAEMKPRWKRVLGSIEDGAGEAMGQLYVKVAFSPDAKAKMQQLVENLRQALKARIEKLTWMSEETKAKALDKWKTFTPKIGYPDKWRDYTGLSTQRDNYLDNVRAATAFNYKYNLSKIGKPVDKTEWGMTPQTVNAYYNPLQNEIVFPAAILQPPFFDPDADDAFNYGGIGAVIGHEMTHGYDDQGARFGPTGNFENWWTPADAKKFAALTGKLVKQFDEYKVDGKPVNGKLTLGENIADLGGLTTAYDAMKKATEGKDDPKVGGMTRDQNFFLNWATGWRTKYTPQNAMVRLATDPHAPAQFRAIGAPSNLPAFAAAFQCKADSPMVRAGDRQVVIW; this is encoded by the coding sequence ATGCTGATGTTGACCCTGGCCGTGAGCGCCGCGCTGAGCGGCTGTGGCAAACAAGAGCCGGCCGCGCCGGCCGCGGACGCCGCCAAGACCGAGGCCGCCGCGCCGGCCCCTGCCGCGGCGCCGGCCGACCTGAAGCTCGACGCCAGCAAGCTGCCGGCGTACAGCGCGTTCAGCACCAACGACCTGGACCCGGGCAAGAACGCCTGCGACGATTTCGCCGGCTACGTCAACGGCAAGTGGCTGGCCGCCAACGAGATTCCCAACGACCGCAGCAGCTGGGGCGCGTTCTCGATCCTGGACGAGCGCTCGGTGGCCGCGCAGCACCAGTTGGCCGAGCAGGCTGCTGCCGCCAACGCGCAGGGCGTAGAGAAGATCGTCGGCGATTTCTGGGCCTCGGGCATGGACGAAGCCAAGGTCAACGCGCAGGGCATCGCGCCGCTGCAGGCCGACCTGACCGCGATCGACGGCCTCAAGGACGGCCCGGCGGTGGCCGAGTACCTGCGCCAGAGCGCGGCCAAGGGCGAGAACGGCCTGTTCGGCTTCCGCGCCGAAGCCGACTTCAAGAACTCGTCGATGAACATGGCCTACGCGATGCAGGCCGGCCTGGGCCTGCCCGACCGCGGCTACTACTTCGATGCCGACAAGAAGGAAAAGCTGGCCGCCTACCAGGCGCACGTGGCCAAGGTGCTGGAACTGTCCGGCGTGGCGGCGGCCGACGCGGCCAAGCAGGCCAAGGACGTGGTGGCGCTGGAAACGCGGCTGGCCAAGGTCTCCAAGTCCAGCGAGCAGCTGTCGCGCGACGTCGAACTGTCCTACAACCCGATCGCCCCGGCCGCGGCCGACAAGCTGACCCCGAACTTCCCCTGGACCACGTTCTTCGAATCGCAGGGCGTGGCGGTGCCGGAGACGTTCTCGCTGGCGATTCCGGCGTTCCACCAGGAAGTGAGCAAGGCGCTGGGCGACACCGACGCGTCGGTGTGGCGCGCCTACCTGCGCTTCCACACCGTCGACAGCGCCTCGCCGTACCTGAGCGATGCGTTCGCGCAGGAAAACTTCGCGTTCTACGGCAAGGAACTCAACGGCCAGGCCGAGATGAAGCCGCGCTGGAAGCGCGTGCTGGGCAGCATCGAGGACGGCGCCGGCGAGGCGATGGGCCAGCTGTACGTCAAGGTCGCCTTCTCCCCCGATGCCAAGGCCAAGATGCAGCAGTTGGTCGAGAACCTGCGCCAGGCGCTGAAGGCGCGCATCGAGAAGCTCACCTGGATGAGCGAGGAGACCAAGGCCAAGGCCCTGGACAAGTGGAAGACCTTCACCCCGAAGATCGGCTACCCGGACAAGTGGCGCGACTACACCGGCCTGAGCACCCAGCGCGACAATTACCTGGACAACGTGCGCGCCGCCACCGCGTTCAACTACAAGTACAACCTGAGCAAGATCGGCAAGCCGGTGGACAAGACCGAGTGGGGCATGACCCCGCAGACGGTCAACGCCTACTACAACCCGCTGCAGAACGAGATCGTGTTCCCCGCGGCCATCCTGCAGCCGCCGTTCTTCGATCCCGACGCCGACGACGCGTTCAACTACGGCGGCATCGGCGCGGTGATCGGCCACGAGATGACCCACGGCTACGACGACCAGGGCGCGCGCTTCGGGCCGACCGGCAACTTCGAGAACTGGTGGACCCCGGCCGACGCCAAGAAGTTCGCCGCGCTCACCGGCAAGCTGGTCAAGCAGTTCGACGAATACAAGGTGGATGGCAAGCCGGTCAACGGCAAGCTGACCCTGGGCGAGAACATCGCCGACCTGGGCGGCCTCACCACCGCCTACGACGCGATGAAGAAGGCCACCGAGGGCAAGGACGACCCGAAGGTGGGCGGCATGACCCGCGACCAGAACTTCTTCCTCAACTGGGCCACCGGGTGGCGCACCAAGTACACCCCGCAGAACGCCATGGTGCGCCTGGCCACCGATCCGCACGCGCCGGCGCAGTTCCGCGCGATTGGCGCGCCGTCGAACCTGCCGGCCTTCGCCGCCGCGTTCCAGTGCAAGGCCGACTCGCCGATGGTGCGTGCCGGCGACCGGCAGGTCGTGATCTGGTAA
- a CDS encoding phytoene desaturase family protein, which yields MTRQSPCDALIVGAGHNGLVCAAYLARAGWKVTLLERRGVVGGAAVTEQFHPGFRNSVAAYTVSLLQPKVIADLGLAAHGLRIVPRRCNNFVPLPDERYLLAGAGLTQAQVAKFSARDAARLPAYEARLERMADVLRALALQPPPNVTDGGWAQALPELLRAGRLGRRLHALDPGLRQELLDLFTISAAEYLERWFESDPVKALFGFDGIVGNYASPYTPGSAYVLLHHVFGQCNGVKGAWGHALGGMGAITQAMAAAARAAGAQIRTGTGVREILVEDGRAVGVVTEHGERLHARRIVANVNPKLLYERLLDPAHVPAAVRERMAQWRCGSGTFRMNVALSRLPEFRALPGPGDHLTAGIILAPSLDYMDRAYRDAREHGWSRAPIVELLIPSTLDASLALPGRHVASLFCQHVAPQLPDGRSWDAHRDEVAELMIATVERYAPGFAASVLGRQALTPLDLERSFGLVGGDIFHGALSLNQLFSARPMLGQAAYRGAIPGLYLCGSGTHPGGGVTGAPGHNAAMALLGR from the coding sequence ATGACCCGCCAATCGCCCTGCGATGCCCTGATCGTCGGCGCCGGCCACAACGGCCTGGTCTGTGCCGCCTACCTGGCGCGGGCCGGCTGGAAGGTGACGCTGCTGGAGCGGCGCGGGGTGGTCGGTGGCGCCGCGGTCACCGAGCAGTTCCATCCCGGTTTCCGCAATTCGGTGGCCGCGTACACGGTGTCGTTGCTGCAGCCGAAGGTGATCGCCGACCTCGGCCTGGCCGCGCACGGCCTGCGCATCGTGCCGCGCCGCTGCAACAACTTCGTGCCGCTGCCGGACGAGCGCTACCTGCTGGCCGGAGCCGGGCTCACCCAGGCGCAGGTGGCCAAGTTCTCCGCACGCGACGCCGCGCGCCTGCCCGCCTACGAGGCGCGGCTGGAACGCATGGCCGACGTGCTGCGCGCACTGGCGCTGCAGCCGCCGCCGAACGTCACCGATGGCGGTTGGGCGCAGGCGTTGCCGGAACTGCTGCGCGCCGGCCGCCTCGGCCGCCGCCTGCATGCGCTCGATCCCGGCCTGCGCCAGGAACTGCTGGATCTGTTCACCATCTCCGCCGCCGAGTACCTGGAGCGCTGGTTCGAGAGCGACCCGGTCAAGGCCTTGTTCGGCTTCGACGGCATCGTCGGCAACTACGCCAGCCCGTACACGCCTGGCTCGGCCTATGTGCTGCTGCACCACGTGTTCGGGCAGTGCAACGGGGTCAAGGGCGCCTGGGGCCATGCGCTCGGCGGCATGGGCGCGATCACCCAGGCGATGGCCGCGGCGGCGCGCGCCGCCGGCGCGCAGATCCGCACCGGCACCGGCGTGCGCGAGATCCTGGTCGAGGACGGACGCGCGGTCGGCGTGGTCACCGAACACGGCGAGCGCCTGCACGCGCGCCGCATCGTCGCCAACGTCAATCCCAAGCTGCTGTACGAGCGCCTGCTCGACCCGGCGCATGTACCCGCCGCCGTCCGCGAGCGCATGGCCCAGTGGCGCTGCGGCTCGGGCACGTTCCGGATGAACGTGGCGCTGTCGCGATTGCCCGAGTTCCGCGCGCTGCCGGGACCGGGAGACCACCTCACCGCCGGCATCATCCTGGCGCCGAGCCTGGACTACATGGACCGCGCCTACCGCGACGCACGCGAGCATGGCTGGTCGCGCGCGCCGATCGTCGAATTGCTGATCCCGAGCACCCTGGACGCTTCGCTGGCGCTGCCGGGGCGGCACGTGGCCAGTCTGTTCTGCCAGCACGTGGCGCCGCAGCTACCGGACGGGCGCAGCTGGGACGCGCATCGCGACGAGGTTGCCGAGTTGATGATCGCCACCGTCGAACGCTACGCGCCGGGCTTCGCCGCCTCGGTGCTGGGCCGGCAGGCGCTGACCCCGCTGGACCTGGAGCGCAGCTTCGGCCTGGTCGGCGGCGACATCTTCCACGGTGCGCTGAGCCTCAACCAACTGTTCAGTGCGCGGCCGATGCTCGGCCAGGCCGCCTACCGTGGCGCCATCCCAGGACTGTACCTGTGCGGCTCCGGCACCCACCCGGGCGGCGGCGTGACCGGCGCGCCCGGGCACAATGCGGCGATGGCGCTGCTGGGGCGTTGA
- a CDS encoding alpha/beta hydrolase family protein encodes MKRLLGICALGMALHGGVAAAVPAPPLSDFVKRPTYSAAKISPDGEYLALTVDRGEQDVLTVLGTRDLKPIKVSVLPDNKSVGAFYWAGPHRLLFTAVKKVGSFERPLGTGEWFAVNADGTQPRTLIEYGTQSVTQRGKSVGREAFSLLDTLRDDDLNVIMQVRYPRSSEGAGTEVVMIDTLSGRRKSLGRAPKENCAIALGADKLPAFASCQSDKDESTGFDSHSEAYALKNGKWELINSSKADGARLDIAWSAADGRIYATRDDGKAPGAFGTLDPHSGRFTALFQDQVSEVARTINATDGSDVALAAVTEAGAPQVTLLDQDHPDAALYTRLAAAFPGQYVDFASATRNGDRILVSVRSDQNPGELYLYERASGKARFLMKSRPWIDTAKMATIKPIRFTARDGLVIHGYLTVPAGAQARRLPLIVNVHGGPMGPRDSWGFNPEAQMFASHGYATLQINYRGSGGFGKAFQDRAYGQWDGGIINDIVDGTQYAIRQGLADASRICIYGGSFGGYASMMAPVRAPGLFRCAFGYVGMYDAKIQLRLSDTSKHESGKRYLLRAFGSSAAEQERMSPINHVAALTLPIYLAAGARDDRCPPEHTEALARALQAAGHPPAGVIVQSGEGHGFYKEENNLNLYGKMLAFFDAHLLGAAAPAPAAATQAVVDAP; translated from the coding sequence ATGAAGCGACTTCTCGGCATCTGTGCACTGGGCATGGCCCTGCATGGCGGCGTGGCGGCAGCCGTCCCCGCTCCGCCCCTATCCGATTTCGTCAAACGCCCCACCTACAGCGCGGCCAAGATCTCCCCCGACGGCGAGTACCTGGCGCTGACCGTGGACCGCGGCGAGCAGGACGTGCTCACCGTGCTCGGCACCCGCGACCTCAAGCCGATCAAGGTCAGCGTGCTGCCCGACAACAAGAGCGTCGGCGCATTCTATTGGGCCGGCCCCCATCGCCTGCTGTTCACCGCGGTCAAGAAGGTCGGTTCGTTCGAACGGCCGTTGGGCACCGGCGAATGGTTCGCGGTCAACGCCGACGGCACGCAACCGCGCACCTTGATCGAGTACGGCACCCAGAGCGTCACCCAGCGCGGCAAGAGCGTGGGCCGCGAAGCGTTTTCGCTGCTGGACACACTGCGCGACGACGACCTCAACGTGATCATGCAGGTGCGCTATCCGCGCTCGTCCGAGGGCGCCGGCACCGAAGTGGTGATGATCGACACGCTCAGCGGACGGCGCAAATCGCTGGGCCGCGCGCCCAAGGAGAACTGCGCGATCGCGCTGGGCGCCGACAAGCTGCCCGCGTTCGCCTCGTGCCAGAGCGACAAGGACGAAAGCACCGGCTTCGACAGCCACAGCGAGGCCTACGCGCTGAAGAACGGCAAGTGGGAACTGATCAATTCCAGCAAGGCCGACGGTGCGCGCCTGGACATCGCCTGGTCGGCCGCCGACGGCAGGATCTACGCCACCCGCGACGACGGCAAGGCGCCGGGCGCGTTCGGCACCCTGGACCCGCACAGCGGCCGCTTCACCGCGCTGTTCCAGGACCAGGTCAGCGAGGTCGCACGCACCATCAACGCCACCGACGGGTCCGACGTCGCGCTGGCGGCGGTGACCGAGGCCGGCGCGCCGCAGGTCACCCTGCTCGACCAGGATCATCCCGACGCGGCGCTGTACACTCGCCTGGCTGCGGCGTTCCCGGGCCAGTACGTGGACTTCGCCAGCGCCACCCGCAACGGCGACCGCATCCTGGTCAGCGTGCGCAGCGACCAGAATCCCGGCGAGCTGTATCTCTACGAACGCGCCAGCGGCAAGGCGCGGTTCCTGATGAAGAGCCGGCCGTGGATCGACACCGCCAAGATGGCCACGATCAAGCCGATCCGCTTCACCGCGCGCGACGGCCTGGTCATTCACGGCTACCTGACCGTCCCCGCCGGCGCGCAGGCCAGGCGGCTGCCGCTGATCGTCAACGTACACGGCGGGCCGATGGGGCCGCGCGACAGCTGGGGCTTCAATCCCGAAGCGCAGATGTTCGCCAGCCATGGCTACGCCACCTTGCAGATCAATTACCGCGGCTCCGGCGGCTTCGGCAAGGCGTTCCAGGACCGCGCCTACGGGCAGTGGGACGGCGGCATCATCAACGACATCGTCGACGGGACCCAGTACGCGATCCGGCAGGGACTGGCCGACGCGTCGCGGATCTGCATCTACGGCGGCAGCTTCGGCGGCTATGCGTCGATGATGGCGCCGGTGCGCGCGCCCGGTCTGTTCCGCTGCGCGTTCGGCTATGTCGGCATGTACGACGCCAAGATCCAGCTGCGGCTCAGCGACACCAGCAAGCACGAGAGCGGCAAGCGCTACCTGCTGCGCGCGTTCGGCAGCAGCGCGGCCGAGCAGGAACGGATGTCGCCGATCAATCACGTCGCTGCGCTGACGCTGCCGATCTATCTCGCCGCCGGCGCGCGCGACGACCGCTGCCCGCCCGAGCACACCGAAGCGCTGGCCAGGGCGCTGCAGGCCGCCGGCCATCCGCCCGCGGGTGTGATCGTGCAATCCGGCGAGGGCCACGGTTTCTACAAGGAAGAGAACAACCTCAACCTGTACGGCAAGATGCTGGCGTTCTTCGATGCCCATCTGCTCGGCGCCGCGGCGCCGGCGCCGGCCGCAGCAACGCAAGCGGTTGTCGACGCGCCCTGA